A portion of the Cellulophaga algicola DSM 14237 genome contains these proteins:
- a CDS encoding tetratricopeptide repeat protein encodes MNKKILTLVALIMSAVSFAQSSSEILVLSAVVKDKVMPNAEIIFQKNGETSITKYTDSQGKVSIPEHYRNDSEVILIIKKDGYSPLITKCLCDGLTYAISPTMQELDGMRIVLSWGVSPYDIDSHLSYAGGYVCFHKKEADQANLDVDDTDSYGPETITIAKKKQGEKYVYAVHNYSDRKLINNANLSNVSRAKVYIYIGNTLVKTYSMPVGKKGNIWIPFLIDEMGNIVDVGDFKNASTWEGVSTILQNYRFDGAIIEASSFNIAESQAVNRKGEEEYHAGNLESAVLLFQNAIELNQGNGQAYSNLGLAFQKLNKEAEALWANRKAIDLASGSKAHYVRASSYYNIARIYEKKSQWEDALQNFELAQQNRAREAYTKGIARMQSKLR; translated from the coding sequence ATGAATAAGAAAATCTTAACCCTAGTAGCATTAATTATGAGTGCTGTATCTTTTGCACAATCTTCTTCGGAAATATTGGTATTGAGTGCCGTCGTTAAAGATAAAGTAATGCCGAATGCTGAAATTATTTTTCAGAAAAACGGAGAAACATCTATTACTAAATATACAGATAGCCAAGGAAAAGTAAGTATTCCGGAGCACTATAGAAATGATTCGGAGGTCATTTTAATTATAAAAAAAGACGGGTATTCGCCTTTAATAACCAAGTGCTTGTGTGATGGCTTAACCTATGCCATTAGTCCGACCATGCAAGAATTAGATGGAATGCGAATTGTGTTAAGTTGGGGAGTTTCTCCTTACGATATAGATTCTCACTTGTCATATGCTGGTGGTTACGTTTGTTTTCATAAGAAAGAAGCTGATCAAGCAAATCTAGATGTTGATGATACAGATAGTTACGGACCAGAAACCATTACTATCGCAAAAAAGAAACAAGGAGAAAAATATGTGTATGCTGTGCATAATTATTCTGATAGAAAATTAATAAATAATGCAAACCTATCAAATGTAAGTAGGGCTAAAGTGTATATCTATATAGGAAATACTCTTGTAAAAACATACTCAATGCCAGTGGGGAAGAAAGGTAATATCTGGATTCCTTTTTTAATTGATGAAATGGGAAATATTGTTGATGTGGGTGATTTTAAAAATGCATCTACATGGGAAGGTGTAAGTACTATTTTGCAAAACTACAGATTTGATGGAGCTATTATCGAGGCTTCAAGCTTTAATATAGCAGAATCACAGGCTGTTAATAGAAAAGGAGAGGAAGAATACCATGCAGGAAATTTAGAAAGCGCGGTTTTATTATTTCAAAATGCCATTGAATTAAATCAAGGAAATGGACAAGCGTATAGTAATTTAGGCTTAGCTTTTCAAAAACTGAATAAAGAGGCAGAAGCTTTATGGGCCAACAGAAAAGCAATAGACCTTGCATCGGGTAGTAAAGCACATTATGTAAGAGCTAGTTCTTATTACAATATTGCTAGGATATATGAAAAGAAAAGCCAGTGGGAAGACGCCCTACAAAACTTTGAGCTGGCACAGCAAAATAGAGCACGTGAAGCCTATACGAAAGGAATAGCAAGAATGCAGTCAAAACTAAGATAA
- a CDS encoding SH3 domain-containing protein: MNYRIFLVLIFFSFYSFSQKEYSVTAKSGLSVRDTPSIAGKKIGKLEFDEKIVLLEETDFSFSTEHINGFWVKVKSNSIGEGYVFNGFLKLFTGNKIKYTLKDGEDLHKELIATVNGKETVLISFEDEACFDLIEIQDYDDDGYEEVLLEANACGGNCCGNSLFTFSFNGNEFNRSNDIGYYFGGMNLNYDQHTNRQFVVETNAIGAGNTALCEDLEETYVFDTHDFQLVESKGDHKLSALIELKSSDFLSQEAGTEYLTIAYDLDGNGVMDQISGSYWERWGILNNCTIVLNNEALEIEAIGSPKRIGVLASKTNNVNDIVIECDTVLIWNGINYVEK; the protein is encoded by the coding sequence ATGAACTATAGAATCTTTCTTGTACTAATATTTTTCTCATTCTATTCTTTTAGTCAGAAAGAGTATAGTGTCACAGCTAAAAGCGGCTTATCAGTACGAGATACTCCAAGTATAGCGGGCAAAAAAATTGGAAAACTAGAATTTGATGAAAAAATAGTGCTCCTAGAAGAGACGGATTTTTCTTTTAGTACAGAACATATAAATGGATTCTGGGTTAAGGTAAAATCTAATAGTATAGGAGAAGGTTATGTTTTTAATGGTTTTCTGAAGCTTTTTACAGGAAATAAAATAAAGTATACGCTAAAGGATGGCGAAGACCTCCATAAAGAATTGATAGCTACAGTGAATGGTAAGGAAACAGTGCTCATTAGTTTTGAAGATGAAGCTTGCTTTGATCTCATAGAGATACAGGATTACGATGATGATGGCTACGAAGAAGTGCTTTTAGAAGCTAATGCGTGTGGAGGAAATTGTTGCGGCAATTCTTTATTTACCTTCTCTTTTAACGGCAATGAATTTAACCGGTCCAATGATATAGGATACTATTTTGGTGGAATGAATTTGAATTATGATCAGCATACGAATAGACAGTTTGTGGTTGAGACGAATGCTATTGGAGCAGGAAATACGGCATTATGTGAAGATTTGGAAGAAACGTATGTTTTTGATACCCATGATTTTCAATTAGTAGAAAGTAAGGGAGATCATAAATTAAGTGCGCTCATAGAATTAAAATCAAGCGATTTTCTATCGCAAGAAGCTGGTACAGAATATTTAACGATAGCCTATGATTTAGATGGCAATGGCGTTATGGATCAAATTTCTGGTAGCTATTGGGAACGATGGGGAATTTTAAACAACTGTACTATTGTTTTAAATAATGAAGCTCTAGAAATAGAGGCTATTGGATCTCCAAAAAGAATAGGCGTATTAGCATCAAAAACAAACAATGTAAATGATATTGTTATTGAATGTGATACTGTATTGATATGGAATGGAATTAATTATGTAGAAAAATAA
- a CDS encoding GNAT family N-acetyltransferase gives MNTTQFFSSTILLENESVVLRPLEMQDIDALETIAYHKELGEFGVRVKNRADLVEYMNFCMKSKKDKELYPLLILNKEDQTPIGVTMFGTISFPHQRLEIGWTWIGAQFQGTGINGNCKGLLRDYCFDVLGLRRVEFRIDVKNLKSQKAVEKLGAVREGLLRNYAIQSYGNSAGTYMYSILSEEWRKRK, from the coding sequence ATGAACACAACACAATTTTTCTCCTCCACTATACTTCTTGAAAACGAGTCCGTTGTACTACGTCCTCTAGAAATGCAGGATATTGATGCTTTAGAAACTATTGCTTACCATAAGGAGTTAGGGGAGTTTGGCGTAAGAGTAAAAAATAGAGCTGATTTGGTGGAGTATATGAACTTCTGTATGAAGTCCAAAAAAGATAAAGAGCTGTATCCGCTACTCATTTTAAACAAGGAAGACCAAACTCCTATTGGCGTAACCATGTTTGGAACTATTAGTTTTCCGCATCAAAGATTAGAAATAGGGTGGACGTGGATTGGAGCTCAATTTCAAGGCACCGGTATCAATGGCAATTGCAAAGGGCTTCTCCGAGACTATTGCTTTGATGTATTGGGATTGAGAAGGGTAGAGTTCCGAATAGATGTAAAAAATTTAAAATCGCAAAAAGCGGTAGAAAAGTTAGGGGCGGTTAGAGAGGGACTTTTGAGAAATTATGCCATACAATCTTACGGCAATAGTGCGGGCACGTATATGTATAGTATCCTTAGCGAGGAGTGGCGTAAAAGAAAATGA
- a CDS encoding toxin-antitoxin system YwqK family antitoxin, with amino-acid sequence MGKIILTIFSVLLFNIAYSQVKETIYFNTNWEQTTKDAAAYYRNLPLEEKDNLVLIKDYYISGAPQMIGWARKEDESILVEEVKWFHENGNLQQIAHYFLNSNIAPDGLQYGDYKEYYENGKIYREEHYFMGGLNGISNYYDDNGEIITSCVYENDRPIEGVTNCFTTYKEGKLIERKLLYEDTNQVAYEEYRDISDKRNNSIVYYNKSGEIVREKKIKFYPSKKCGYVLGIKHIKDIFRSYAKPSDEELFFDKSGEILYKGITKYGSPFNGSFFNTDSRLSEESEDELYYIETYKEGKIKNIKTYLKDSIFTEGNFVNEEPHDGTFQFVTYFNNRQASVVSTLKDGLKEGKESYYEEIKDINKNKSLAYFYYKNGKKDGESSIYSNIDRIFYTMVYKDDEPFEGFIKDKNHTVLHYKNGKIVMQKKWMSYKDYTYYEIYKNDVKTGVEYNFLDDDDDGQEIAPGVFKNGKPYSGFFFNTDIDTITLEYYRAGIRQPKQAKEFREISYQELRLE; translated from the coding sequence ATGGGAAAAATCATACTTACAATATTTAGCGTTTTACTTTTCAATATAGCATATAGTCAAGTAAAAGAAACAATATATTTTAATACCAATTGGGAGCAAACCACAAAGGATGCTGCTGCTTATTATCGTAATTTACCACTAGAAGAAAAAGATAATTTAGTATTGATTAAAGATTATTATATCTCTGGAGCGCCACAAATGATAGGTTGGGCAAGAAAGGAAGATGAAAGTATTTTAGTAGAAGAAGTAAAATGGTTTCATGAAAATGGAAATTTACAACAAATTGCTCATTACTTTTTAAATAGTAACATAGCTCCTGATGGTTTGCAATATGGGGATTATAAAGAGTACTATGAAAATGGTAAGATTTACAGGGAAGAACATTATTTTATGGGAGGCCTAAATGGTATTTCTAATTACTATGATGACAATGGGGAAATAATTACCTCTTGCGTTTATGAAAATGATAGACCAATTGAAGGAGTAACAAATTGTTTTACAACTTATAAAGAAGGGAAACTTATAGAACGAAAGTTGTTATATGAAGATACAAACCAAGTAGCCTATGAAGAGTATCGAGATATCAGCGATAAGCGTAATAATAGCATAGTTTATTACAACAAGAGCGGAGAAATTGTAAGGGAAAAGAAAATCAAATTTTATCCTTCTAAAAAATGTGGGTATGTCCTTGGGATAAAACATATAAAAGATATTTTTCGTAGCTATGCAAAACCCTCAGATGAGGAACTATTTTTTGATAAAAGTGGTGAAATTCTTTATAAAGGAATTACAAAATATGGGAGCCCATTTAATGGTTCTTTTTTTAATACGGATAGCCGTTTATCAGAAGAGTCAGAAGACGAATTATATTATATAGAAACCTATAAAGAAGGAAAAATAAAAAATATCAAAACGTATTTAAAAGACTCAATTTTTACAGAGGGTAATTTTGTAAATGAAGAACCTCACGATGGAACTTTTCAGTTTGTCACCTATTTTAATAACCGTCAGGCTAGTGTTGTTTCTACCTTAAAAGATGGCTTAAAAGAGGGTAAAGAGTCTTATTATGAAGAGATAAAGGATATCAATAAAAATAAATCGCTCGCTTATTTTTATTATAAAAACGGCAAGAAAGATGGAGAGAGTAGTATCTATTCTAATATAGATCGTATATTTTACACTATGGTATATAAGGATGATGAACCTTTTGAGGGATTCATAAAAGACAAAAATCATACTGTTTTACACTATAAAAATGGCAAAATTGTAATGCAAAAGAAATGGATGTCTTATAAAGATTATACGTACTATGAAATTTATAAGAACGATGTAAAAACAGGAGTTGAATACAATTTCCTCGATGATGATGATGATGGACAAGAAATAGCGCCAGGTGTTTTTAAAAATGGTAAGCCTTATAGTGGATTTTTTTTTAATACAGATATAGATACGATTACTTTAGAGTATTACAGGGCAGGAATTAGACAACCAAAACAAGCTAAGGAATTTAGGGAAATTAGCTATCAGGAATTACGATTGGAGTAG
- a CDS encoding CPBP family intramembrane glutamic endopeptidase, translating to MNKITLRQTLIPLCTLAIIYFIWFGPLQIGMIENIVISILIIIANYIEYKGKLFSALGFQREKFTLKNIFVLAPLIALGLFAFYVFAVVPGITKLTGVPIDYSSFEQLEGNLPSCLIALLVVWATAGFGEEIIFRGYFMRQFVKFFGDSKVSIILNIVLFACFFGFMHSYQGITGQLVAGFVGSLLALIFYLRKYDLWFIIAVHGFFDTFALICIYFGLA from the coding sequence ATGAACAAAATCACCTTAAGACAAACATTAATTCCATTATGTACCCTTGCCATCATCTACTTTATATGGTTTGGACCGCTCCAAATTGGTATGATAGAAAATATCGTAATTTCTATACTAATCATAATAGCGAATTATATAGAATATAAGGGCAAACTATTTTCAGCGCTTGGATTTCAACGTGAAAAATTCACGCTAAAAAACATCTTTGTACTTGCTCCATTAATAGCACTAGGACTCTTTGCTTTTTATGTCTTTGCTGTGGTTCCTGGAATAACAAAACTCACAGGGGTTCCTATAGATTATTCAAGCTTTGAGCAACTAGAAGGAAATCTTCCATCTTGTTTAATTGCTTTATTGGTAGTGTGGGCTACTGCAGGATTTGGGGAGGAAATTATCTTTCGCGGGTATTTTATGCGGCAATTTGTAAAATTCTTTGGGGATAGTAAAGTCAGTATAATCCTTAATATCGTCCTATTTGCTTGTTTTTTTGGTTTTATGCATAGTTATCAAGGAATTACAGGGCAGCTTGTTGCTGGGTTTGTGGGATCGCTCTTAGCCTTAATATTCTACTTGCGTAAATACGATTTGTGGTTTATCATTGCCGTTCACGGCTTTTTTGACACTTTTGCTTTAATTTGCATTTACTTTGGTTTGGCGTAA
- a CDS encoding LytR/AlgR family response regulator transcription factor, translated as MSTTGPTKNTIKPFWHTVISSAAWPWFQKVLVVAIFSLVINHLASRDSFPDGDSYSFPLEGFLSSIALCIFIGIIAELNFKYYKKKHFSKKVEIVTIVWFMASTLVYTTLMYIPVNIILNIVTRGQTELYYLVIGLLITLVLSFILIGLLYAQDLYNLYQLSIKDAEITIESGAKTTKLTYENIACFYSENKIVYAVQNAGKTINTDFTLNELEERLNDQLFLRANRQIIIHKDAVDQIEKIENGKLRVRLKTSVENNAIKEITISRYKRKAFMDWIS; from the coding sequence ATGAGTACTACAGGACCCACCAAGAATACGATAAAACCATTCTGGCATACCGTCATCAGCAGTGCTGCATGGCCTTGGTTTCAGAAAGTACTAGTAGTGGCAATTTTCTCTTTAGTGATAAATCATTTAGCATCACGAGATAGTTTTCCAGATGGGGATTCGTATAGCTTCCCCTTAGAAGGTTTTTTATCTTCTATAGCCTTATGCATTTTCATAGGAATCATAGCGGAACTTAATTTTAAATATTACAAGAAAAAGCATTTTTCTAAAAAGGTAGAAATTGTCACGATTGTATGGTTTATGGCTTCTACGCTAGTATATACTACACTCATGTATATTCCCGTCAATATTATTTTAAACATAGTTACACGTGGCCAAACGGAGCTCTATTATTTGGTCATCGGTTTGCTAATCACTTTAGTATTAAGTTTTATTTTGATAGGCTTACTGTATGCACAAGACCTATACAATTTATATCAGTTATCTATAAAAGATGCTGAAATCACCATTGAAAGCGGTGCAAAAACAACCAAACTCACCTATGAAAATATTGCGTGCTTTTACAGTGAAAACAAAATTGTGTACGCTGTTCAAAATGCCGGAAAAACAATCAATACCGATTTTACATTAAATGAGCTCGAAGAAAGATTAAATGATCAATTGTTTTTAAGAGCTAACCGGCAAATTATCATTCATAAAGATGCTGTAGATCAAATTGAAAAAATTGAAAATGGTAAGTTGCGTGTTCGTTTAAAAACTTCTGTTGAGAACAATGCAATTAAAGAAATTACGATCAGTCGCTATAAGCGAAAAGCATTTATGGATTGGATTTCATAA
- a CDS encoding serine hydrolase domain-containing protein, producing the protein MQFKGKLATNEILLDIYLGNNLLTQIGLTKSTTDWEIGGFKNDNKTSILQLTEMEKLISKDSLPNTHSVLISKKGKIIYENYFDGYNANIPHDMRSASKSISSSIVGIAKDKSLFKNVEQSIFDFLPKKYQIHKDSLKTKIDIQSLLTMSSGIDAIDYGINANPKSSATEQNYQRTPDWIEAILKAPMIHKPNTKANYGSANPALLGVAMDSVVSEPLELFIDKFLFQKLGISNYIIQSDLKDKPYFGGGMYLTPKDMLKFGELYLNKGKRKSKRVISKKWVENTFKNYRNLENVVDKNGYGYLWWHNIYQVNEKNIKSIEARGAGGQYIFVIPYLKVVVVITSGNYRNGKTQQPEAILKKYILPYLEN; encoded by the coding sequence TTGCAGTTTAAAGGAAAGTTAGCCACAAATGAAATACTATTAGATATCTATTTAGGAAACAATTTACTTACACAGATAGGTTTAACCAAATCTACAACAGATTGGGAAATTGGTGGTTTTAAAAATGACAATAAAACTTCTATTCTACAACTTACCGAAATGGAAAAACTTATTTCAAAGGATTCATTACCTAATACACATTCCGTTTTAATTTCAAAAAAAGGAAAAATTATATATGAAAATTACTTTGATGGCTACAATGCAAACATCCCACACGATATGCGTTCAGCATCTAAAAGTATTTCATCTTCAATAGTTGGAATTGCAAAAGACAAATCATTATTTAAAAATGTTGAGCAATCTATTTTTGATTTTTTACCTAAAAAATATCAAATACATAAAGATAGTCTAAAAACTAAAATTGATATTCAGAGTCTATTAACAATGAGCTCTGGTATAGATGCTATTGATTATGGTATAAATGCAAATCCAAAATCTTCTGCAACAGAGCAAAATTATCAAAGAACACCAGATTGGATTGAAGCAATTCTAAAAGCGCCAATGATACATAAACCAAACACTAAAGCAAATTATGGCTCAGCAAACCCAGCTTTACTTGGCGTTGCTATGGATTCAGTCGTTTCTGAACCTTTAGAATTGTTTATTGATAAGTTTTTATTTCAAAAACTAGGAATTTCAAATTACATTATTCAATCCGACTTAAAAGATAAACCATATTTTGGTGGAGGAATGTATCTTACCCCTAAAGATATGTTGAAATTCGGCGAACTTTATCTTAATAAAGGAAAGAGAAAATCAAAACGTGTGATATCTAAAAAATGGGTTGAAAACACCTTTAAAAACTATCGTAATTTAGAGAATGTAGTTGATAAAAACGGTTATGGTTATTTATGGTGGCATAACATTTATCAAGTTAACGAAAAGAACATAAAATCTATTGAAGCAAGAGGAGCTGGTGGACAGTATATTTTTGTTATTCCTTATTTAAAAGTAGTTGTTGTTATTACATCAGGAAATTATAGAAATGGAAAAACACAACAACCAGAAGCAATTTTAAAAAAATACATTTTACCTTACCTTGAAAATTGA
- a CDS encoding IS1595-like element ISCal1 family transposase has translation MDIFKGQNLLEFSDCFKTDNDCKEYLTNIKSKTPFKCSRCNHIACQTRADFSRQCNICRHTESATADTLFHKVKFGVRKAFFICFEMATSTKSLSASYMGVRYGVTEKTARLFMLKVREAMSSSGNNPMDGVVHVDEFVLGGREETKVGRSYNAKKKKAVTAVQLTEDGKVKRMYAMKIDDFSAQSLQYIFVNHISRNAKITTDKWRGYSPIAKAYDITQIESNGGLNFKALHTMIHQVKSWIRTTYSWVSDNNLNRYFNEFCFRINRSQSKATIFNNLIVKMVNNDKINQAELISN, from the coding sequence ATGGATATTTTCAAGGGTCAAAATCTTCTAGAGTTCTCTGATTGCTTCAAAACGGACAATGATTGCAAAGAATATTTAACAAATATTAAGTCTAAAACCCCTTTTAAATGTTCTAGATGCAATCATATAGCCTGTCAAACACGTGCTGATTTCTCTAGGCAATGTAATATTTGTAGACATACAGAATCCGCAACAGCAGATACTTTATTTCACAAGGTAAAGTTTGGTGTTCGCAAAGCATTTTTTATTTGTTTTGAGATGGCTACAAGCACGAAAAGCTTATCTGCAAGTTATATGGGAGTACGTTACGGAGTAACAGAAAAAACAGCTAGACTTTTTATGCTTAAGGTCAGAGAAGCTATGTCTTCGAGTGGGAATAATCCTATGGACGGAGTTGTTCATGTAGATGAATTTGTTTTAGGGGGCAGAGAAGAAACAAAAGTTGGCAGAAGCTACAATGCTAAGAAAAAGAAGGCGGTTACAGCTGTTCAGCTTACAGAAGATGGAAAGGTAAAAAGAATGTATGCTATGAAAATAGATGATTTTTCAGCACAATCCTTACAATATATTTTTGTCAACCATATCAGCCGAAACGCAAAGATTACTACAGATAAATGGAGAGGCTATAGTCCTATTGCAAAGGCTTACGACATCACACAAATAGAAAGTAATGGAGGGTTAAATTTTAAAGCGCTTCATACAATGATACATCAGGTTAAATCTTGGATAAGAACAACTTATTCTTGGGTTAGTGACAATAATTTAAATAGATATTTCAATGAATTTTGTTTTAGAATAAACAGATCTCAAAGTAAAGCTACAATATTCAATAATCTTATTGTTAAAATGGTCAATAATGATAAAATCAATCAAGCTGAATTAATAAGTAATTAA
- a CDS encoding helix-turn-helix domain-containing protein — translation MNKLKTGEFYGTHYQKSAFENLIITDTEYTHSKVDWHYHENPYFTYLLQGKLFESNKKESYYLEPGNLLFHNWQDSHYNIKPPEFTRGFHIELNENWFSNFDIQTTDFEGSINLQNPIIKNLMNQVFIETKINDQYSNLSIESNLIDIFNTIKESKKGNQKKPIWVSQLKELLIEEKIDYSLKSLSSKLNIHPIHLSREFNRYFGTSLGNYIRLIKLNKAFHLLLSKKFSMTEICYQCGFYDQSHFISNFKKTYNSTPTKFLKNIY, via the coding sequence ATGAACAAACTAAAAACAGGAGAATTCTACGGAACACATTATCAAAAATCAGCTTTTGAAAATCTAATAATTACCGATACGGAATATACACATAGTAAGGTTGATTGGCATTATCACGAAAATCCATATTTCACTTATTTACTTCAAGGTAAATTATTTGAATCTAATAAAAAGGAATCATACTATTTAGAGCCAGGAAATCTACTGTTTCATAATTGGCAAGACTCACATTACAATATAAAACCTCCTGAATTTACCAGAGGTTTTCACATTGAGCTGAATGAGAATTGGTTTTCAAATTTTGATATTCAAACAACAGATTTTGAAGGAAGTATCAATTTACAGAATCCAATTATAAAGAACCTGATGAATCAGGTGTTTATTGAGACTAAAATTAATGACCAGTATTCAAATTTAAGTATTGAGAGTAATTTGATTGATATATTTAATACTATAAAAGAATCAAAAAAAGGGAATCAAAAAAAACCAATTTGGGTAAGTCAACTAAAAGAATTATTGATTGAGGAAAAAATAGACTATTCTTTAAAAAGTTTAAGTTCAAAATTAAACATCCATCCAATCCATTTGTCTAGAGAATTCAATCGGTATTTCGGAACAAGTCTTGGTAATTACATCCGATTGATTAAATTAAATAAAGCGTTTCATTTACTTCTCTCTAAAAAGTTTTCTATGACTGAAATTTGTTATCAGTGTGGTTTCTATGACCAAAGCCACTTTATTTCAAACTTTAAGAAAACATATAATTCAACGCCAACAAAATTTTTAAAGAATATTTACTAA
- a CDS encoding multinuclear nonheme iron-dependent oxidase, protein MGNKKPKLGIAIAPSQKFLEAALPLFAEEKIEIIEWSFDTLKDEADEPAWLSLLLKEYGEKNRLLGHGVFYALLDANWSSRQENWLKKVRQETLSHKYCQISEHFGLMSSANAHSGFPLPIPLSNPVLQIGIDRLKRLQATAQVDVGIENLALTANVADILEQGEFLFKLVNPVNGFVILDLHNIYCQSENFNIDMMTIIKSYPLSLVKELHISGGSWDTDPTLSRKIRRDTHDGRIPEVILEILPEVLKICPFLAFIIFEKIEDSFLTEKDGIDFRADFQKIREIIDATSFSVTPKEKKQVAIILGPPVIDVELLQAQVALRESIALDTYQTNSEWDKDMWKVATKLYEKWNN, encoded by the coding sequence ATGGGCAATAAAAAACCTAAACTGGGTATTGCTATAGCACCTAGCCAAAAATTTTTAGAAGCTGCTTTACCGCTTTTTGCCGAAGAGAAAATTGAAATTATAGAATGGTCTTTCGACACTTTAAAAGACGAAGCGGATGAGCCTGCATGGCTATCACTTTTACTTAAAGAGTATGGAGAGAAAAATAGGCTTCTTGGACATGGAGTGTTTTACGCTCTCTTGGATGCTAATTGGAGTTCTAGACAAGAAAATTGGCTTAAAAAAGTGAGGCAGGAAACGTTGTCTCACAAGTATTGTCAAATTTCTGAACATTTTGGACTTATGAGTAGTGCTAATGCTCATAGCGGGTTTCCGCTACCTATTCCGTTATCTAATCCTGTACTTCAAATAGGCATAGATAGATTAAAACGGCTTCAAGCTACTGCTCAGGTAGATGTTGGAATAGAAAATCTGGCTTTAACGGCTAATGTAGCTGATATTTTGGAACAGGGGGAGTTTCTTTTTAAATTGGTAAATCCAGTTAATGGATTTGTTATTCTTGATCTTCATAATATCTATTGTCAATCAGAGAATTTTAATATTGATATGATGACTATAATCAAGTCTTACCCTTTATCATTGGTTAAAGAGCTTCATATTTCGGGGGGTAGTTGGGACACAGACCCTACATTATCTAGAAAAATACGCAGAGACACTCACGATGGTAGAATTCCGGAAGTAATATTGGAAATATTGCCAGAGGTATTAAAAATATGCCCATTCTTAGCGTTTATAATTTTTGAAAAGATCGAAGATTCTTTCTTAACAGAAAAGGATGGTATAGACTTTAGAGCTGATTTTCAAAAAATACGAGAAATTATTGATGCTACATCGTTTAGTGTTACACCTAAAGAAAAGAAGCAAGTTGCTATAATTTTAGGCCCACCCGTTATAGATGTAGAACTTTTACAAGCACAAGTAGCACTACGTGAAAGCATCGCGTTAGATACCTATCAGACAAATTCTGAATGGGATAAAGATATGTGGAAGGTAGCAACAAAGCTTTATGAAAAATGGAATAATTAA